Within Haematobia irritans isolate KBUSLIRL chromosome 2, ASM5000362v1, whole genome shotgun sequence, the genomic segment tttatgttcttttgtttgcttaccgaaatgttagttcttactctctcatagaataacaacccctttgctttgttattttgctttctcatttcatctcattgtctattgtcattgttgttgtagtaatgcgagcatatatctatgtgagtgtgtatgtgtttggcagccaccagacgaacaacttaatggtcgtagatccttctagcattgtctaagaatgttctggcgttgccagaatattgtagtgctaccagaatgttctcgtattgccacaccgtcatatataaaagcgctcgcatgctgctaacgggtcagtcttaattaaagcgtcaaacgaataacttcagtgtgaacgaattgtaaagtgtgaagtcatagtaaataaattgtagattgtcgttatttaaaagaacagtgttttaattgtcgggtaattaaaaacgcctaaatataaaaacgtaacaatagatTCTACCATAGAAGTCAGAAACGGACTCCGTTCAAAGTTCAGCTTacggcacatcaaagtggaagtcattacctacattttgatgtacgccatgtgctccaagagtgtttttggacgaagatatcccggtttccatttttgacaccttgagatcacattgagaatgtttcttaatgtgaaggttcaattattttcaataaaaatgcatttatgaagaaaacatggtaacaatgaaattcgaaagttgtggcaactccggtgaattggtttgttgtcgtgcaaaatttagaataataaaataattttatttattattttattaaaaatgaagatctcacggtacagcacaaacagaaatggtaaacatattagtgtttttattgttcgctatgttgtacatcaaaatattccacagccatagcgttttggcgccaatacgtgaattggcatgcaaattgagaaaggagggaacaacagaattcattcaggaatatgatttatggagaaggcaatcgccgtgaacaaattggatgtgttggaggtagtatggaaattattatctgcactcctgatcgtttaaattgtataagcgaatgttattgacacagccactattacttatccatttttagatgaagctcatcgtattttggatatgggttttgaccctcagattcggaagatatcattggatatacggcccgataaacaacccgtaatgacaagtgctaggagtccgacattttaccgacggttatttgaacaatcccataccggtgcgtgatgtatcattggatttggtcgagcaaacaatcgaaattgttgaaaagaatgaaaaattctatttcgctaTTGCATATATTATCTCTGGTGAAGTAAACAATCTTATAGCAACTAATATCGCCTCATGTGACCTGGTCATAGAAGATgtaacccatgtcatcaatttccagttccgaaatatcgaagaatacagtaacagtgctatatttagttatagGACTCGGTCCGATTGGGGCATAGCATCGGAATTAATTCCtatacctgaagaagctggtcaggatataccatctgactcccgaccatggctgaaccttttgctaaaaccaaagaacgcTGTGCTGAAGAAGCACATAATCGAACGCAATGTGGTAGAGTAGGCGTTAGTTATGGCGGTCGTAGTGGTagtaaataacatggaaaatcttccaaacgacctatgaattagcacaaacatttttattgattccataaaaatctattacatattcattagtaacgttaaaggtgattttttattaaaatatgtatgtagtaacatttttgctgttaaaggtgtgtactatgttcgagttgaaaatcattttattttctcgattactttttctaaaataatcaaaattgtaaatgaaaacaaacataattctgCTATAGCTTGACGAAAtctcgataaaaaataaaatgcgcatcaattaaatttaattatcttcttcaaattaaactattttaatgaagtaaccacgaaaatttcaacgggaaaaccgaacatagtacagaccttaaaatgaaagttttagaTTTGTATAAACAAATGTAAAGAGAATCTCCTTCCATTCGAGTTTATGaattaaaactaaacaaaacttctttatgttacttttttaatttaatttatatacttttttaattggacataaaaaaaatacttgattaaaaaattaattgatttcataagaaaatttcaattaattttttaattgattcaattaaaaatttaattgactgtgttttaaatttgattaaaaaattgattgattaattacatttttaatagtttgttgacttaaagattttttcttccaattttttgacaaaaggttaaggttaaataaaactcaaataaaaacatctggagttttttcattccagattaaaaccaaatatatattttaataaaattaaaaatatttaaaatattttaataataataaatgaattgaatttataagttaaaatcatattgtttttttacccACCTTCATCTAtgtagtgaaaaaaatggattctGAGATATCttcatccaaaaatatttgaaattaatttcacgacGGCTACAATTTGGTAATTGGATTCATGATTTTTgtaataagctgaaaatcaaatacaaaactaattgaaatcacaattggaaattgatgacatgggttatatcgTCTATGGCCAGGGCACGTGAGGCAgttgctataagatttttttcttcatcagatgtaatatctgcaatagcgatTACATTTTTTCCACTAAGGGTTAGTAGATAGATTCTATCATGGAAGCTAGGAAggatcttcgttcaaaattctggttatgggacatcaaagtggaagtcattacctacattttgatgtacgccatgtgctccaacagtgtttttgaacgaggatatccctgattccaagttttccactgggggggcagaatatagattctaccatggaagccaagaacggacttcgttcaaaattccgctaatgggacatcaaagtggaggtcattacccacattttgatgtatgccatgagttccaacagtgtttttggacgaagatatccctgattccaagttttccattggggacagaacatagattctaccatggaagccaagaacggacttcgttcaaaattccgctattgggacatcaaagtggaggtcattacccacattttgatgtatgtcatgtgttccaacagtgtttttgaacgaagatatctctgattccaagttttccactgggcggGTAGAACATACattttaccatggaagccaggaacggacctcgttcaaaatttcgctaatgggacatcaaagtggaggtcattacctacattttgatgtatgtcatgagttccaacagtgtttttgaacgaagatatccctgattccaagttttccactgggttgggcagaacatagattctaccatggaagccaggaacggacttcgttcacaattccgctaatgggacatcaaagtggaggtcattacccacatttttatgtatgtcatgtgttccaacagtgtttttgaacgaagatatctctgattccaagttttccactgggttgggcagaacatagattctaccacagAAGTCAGAAACGGACtccgttcaaaattctgcttacggcacatcaaagtggaagtcattacctacattttgatgaacgccatgtgctccaagagtgtttttggacgaagatatcccggtttccatttttgacacctttagatcacattgagaatgtttcttaatgtgaaggttcaattattttcaataaaaatgcattcatgaagaaaacgcggtaacaatgaaattcgaaagttgtggcaactccggtggattggtttgttgtcgttcaaaatttagaataataaaataattttatttattattttattaaaaatgaagatctcacggtacagcacaaacagaaatggtaaacatattagtgtttttattgttcgctatgttgtacatcaaaatattccacagccatagcgttttggcgccaatacgtgaattggcatgcaaactgagaaagaagggaacaacagaattcattcaggaatatgatttatggagaaggcaatcgccgtgaacaaattggatgtgttggaggtagtatggaaattattatctgcactcctgatcgtttaaattgtacaaacgaatgttattgacacagccactattacttatccatttttagatgaagctcggattcggaagatatcattggatatacggcccgataaacaacccgtaatgacaagtgctaggagtccgacattttaccgacggttatttgaacaatcccataccggtgcgtgatgtatcattggatttggtcgagcaaacaatcgaaattgttgaaaagaatgaaaaattctatttcgctattgcagatattatctcTGGGGAAGTAAACAATCTTATAGCAACTGATATCGCCTCATGTGACCTGGTCACAGTagatataacccatgtcatcaatttccagttccgaaatatcgaagaatacagtaaaagtgctatatttagttatagaactcgatccgattggggcatagcatcggaattaattcctatacctgaagaagctggtcaggatataccatctgactcccgaccatggctgaaccttttgctaaaaccaaagaacgcTGTGCTGAAGAAGCACATAAAATTAATCGAACGCAATGTGGTAGAGTAGGCGTTAGTTATGGCGGTCGTAGTGGTagtaaataacatggaaaatcttccaaacgacctatgaattagcacaaacatttttattgattccataaaaatctattacatattcattagtaacgttaaaggtgattttttattaaaatatgtatgtagtaacatttttgctgttaaaggtgggtactatgttcgagttgaaaattattttattttctcgattactttttctaaaataatcaaaattgtaaatgaaaacaaacataattctgCTAAAGCTAGACGAAATctcgataaaaaaataaaatgagcatcaattaaatttaattatcttcttcaaattaaactatttgaatgaagtaaccacgaaaatttcaacgggaaaagcgaacatagtacagaccttaaaatgaaagttttagaTTTGTATAAACAAATGTAAAGAGAATCTCATTCCATTCGAGTTTATGaattaaaactaaacaaaatttctatatgttacttttttaatttaatttatatacttttttaattggacataaaaaaatacttgattaaaaaattaattgatttcataagaaaatttcaatcaattttttaattgattcaattaaatatttagttgactgtgttaaatttgattaaaaaattgattgattaattacatttttaatagtttgttgacttaaagattttgtcttccaattttttgataaaaggttaaggttaaataaaactcaaataaagggtgattcttttgaggttaggattttcatgcattagtatttgacagatcacgtgggatttcagacatggtgtcaaagagaaagatgctcagtatgctttgacatttcatcatgaatagacttacgatctgccacaacgtcgaattttcagtgaatgggccctagaaaagttggcagaaaatccgcttttttatcgacaaattttgttcagcgatgaggctcatttctggttgaatggctacgtaaataagcaaaattgccgcatttggagtgaagagcaaccagaagccgttcaagaactgcccatgcatcccgaaaaatgcactgtttggtgtggtttgtacgctggtggaatcattggaccgtattttttcaaagatgctgttggacgcaacgttacggtgaatggcgatcgctatcgttcgatgctaacaaactttttgttgccaaaaatttaagaactgaacttggttgacatgtggtttcaacaagatggcgctacatgccacacagctcgcgattctatggccattttgagggaaatcttcggagaacaattcatctcaagaaatggatcggtaagttggccaccaagatcatgcgatttgacgcctttagactattttttgtggggctacgtcaagtctaaagtatacagaaataagccagcaactattccagctttggaagacaacatttccgaagaaattcgggctattccggccgaaatgctcgaaaaagttgcccaaaattggactttccgaatggaccacctaagacgcagccgcggtcaatatttaaatgaaattatcttcaaaaagtaaatgtcatggaccaatctaacgtttcaaataaagaaccgatgagattttgcaaattttatgcgtttttttttttaaaaaagttatcaagctcttaacaaatcaccctttagaaacatctggagttttttcattccagattaaaaccaaatatatattttaacaaaattaaaaattttttaaatattttaataataataaatgaattgaatttataagttaaaatcatattgtttttttacccACCTTCATCTAtgtagtgaaaaaaatggattctGAGATATCttcatccaaaaatatttaaaattaatttcacgacGGCTACAATTTGGTAATTGGATTCATGATTTTTGTAATAagttgaaaatcaaatacaaaaatagttgaaatcacaattggaaattgatgacatgggttatatcgTCTATGGCCAGGGCACGTGAGACAgttgctataagatttttttcttcaccagatgtaatatctgcaatagcgatTACATTTTTTCCACTAAGGGTTAGTAGATAGATTCTATCAATATATAGAGaatatagattctaccatggaagccaggaacggacatcgttcaaaattccgctaatgggatatcaaagtggaggtcaatacctacattttgatgtatgccatgagttccaacagtgtgtttggacgaagatatccctgattccaagttttccattgGGGACAGAACAtatattctaccatggaagccaagaacggacttcgttcaaaattccgctattgggacatcaaagtggaggtcattacccacattttgatgtatgtcatgtgttccaacagtgtttttgaacgaagatatctctgattccaagttttccactgggcggGTAGAACATACattttaccatggaagccaggaacggacttcgttcaaaatttcgctaatgggacatcaaagtggaggtcattacctacattttgatgtatgttatgagttccaacagtgtttttgaacgaacatatccctgattccaagttttccactggggggca encodes:
- the LOC142223706 gene encoding uncharacterized protein LOC142223706; translation: MIYGEGNRREQIGCVGDEAHRILDMGFDPQIRKISLDIRPDKQPVMTSARSPTFYRRLFEQSHTGA
- the LOC142226006 gene encoding putative ATP-dependent RNA helicase DDX43 → MIYGEGNRREQIGCVGDEARIRKISLDIRPDKQPVMTSARSPTFYRRLFEQSHTDIISGEVNNLIATDIASCDLVTVDITHVINFQFRNIEEYSKSAIFSYRTRSDWGIASELIPIPEEAGQDIPSDSRPWLNLLLKPKNAVLKKHIKLIERNVVE